From the Leptotrichia sp. oral taxon 221 genome, one window contains:
- a CDS encoding O-antigen ligase, which yields MKKLNSIIQFFVFLFPILLFLSYKGVQTLSYIILLFFILQIINKNNRANLSSHLDKKISIGLLIFIATPFIISIFSGGIMSRSDNYIYLYLLMFFPLVYFINSEKKFFLFLKFLFGSAIISLTGALIFFITIFKEWANPKGFYYPRIQFVLPTQDFANIMCIFFLFMISFLLFYKNENKKIKITFLISAILAIFILLVNRSKMVYICLFPSVIYILWEKNKKYILSFISVCFVGYFFLPKAISERLQYIIKFDKDPSSRLRVLFWESAIASFKKSPLFGMTTKDRVNFNLNHFKNNGTLEYIANNYEFKVTETGIVNTHNMYLHYLAYYGIGIFSLIYFLFIVIPSRLLKINYLKNNFNDTRFIALEVAIKSSFIAYLIQNLTEINLNKKIMVFVFTIILFIINYIYKKQFSKN from the coding sequence ATGAAAAAATTAAATTCTATAATACAATTTTTTGTATTTTTATTTCCAATTTTACTATTTTTGTCTTATAAAGGAGTTCAAACACTCAGTTATATAATTTTACTTTTTTTTATTTTACAAATAATAAATAAAAATAACAGAGCTAATCTAAGCTCTCACTTGGATAAAAAAATATCTATTGGTCTTCTAATTTTTATAGCAACACCTTTTATTATTTCAATCTTTAGTGGCGGAATCATGTCTCGTTCAGATAATTATATTTATTTATATTTATTAATGTTTTTTCCACTAGTATATTTTATTAATAGCGAAAAAAAATTTTTTCTTTTTTTAAAATTTTTATTTGGAAGTGCAATAATCTCCCTAACAGGTGCTCTTATATTTTTCATTACAATTTTTAAAGAATGGGCTAATCCAAAAGGATTTTATTATCCAAGAATACAATTTGTATTGCCAACACAAGATTTTGCAAACATAATGTGTATCTTTTTTTTATTTATGATTTCATTTTTACTCTTTTATAAAAATGAAAATAAAAAAATAAAAATAACCTTTTTAATTTCAGCAATACTAGCTATTTTTATTTTATTAGTAAATAGATCTAAAATGGTTTACATCTGTTTATTCCCTAGTGTTATATATATTTTATGGGAAAAAAATAAAAAATATATTTTATCATTTATATCTGTTTGTTTTGTCGGTTATTTTTTCCTTCCAAAAGCTATTTCTGAAAGATTACAATACATTATAAAATTTGACAAAGATCCTTCTAGTCGTTTACGTGTTTTATTTTGGGAAAGTGCTATTGCTTCTTTCAAAAAAAGTCCATTATTTGGAATGACGACAAAAGATAGAGTTAATTTTAATTTGAATCATTTTAAAAATAACGGTACCCTTGAATATATTGCCAACAATTATGAATTTAAAGTAACTGAAACTGGAATTGTAAATACTCATAATATGTATCTTCATTATTTGGCATACTATGGAATTGGAATATTTTCTTTAATTTATTTTTTATTTATTGTTATTCCTTCAAGACTTTTAAAAATAAATTATTTGAAAAATAATTTTAATGATACTCGTTTTATTGCTCTTGAAGTTGCAATAAAATCTTCTTTTATTGCCTATTTAATTCAAAATTTAACAGAAATTAACTTAAATAAAAAAATAATGGTTTTCGTTTTTACAATTATATTATTCATAATTAACTATATTTATAAAAAACAATTTTCAAAAAATTAA
- a CDS encoding glycosyltransferase family 9 protein, whose product MKILIIHTAFIGDIVLSTPLIQRLKDMYPDSVIDYLTLPANKSIIDNNPNLNEIMLYDKKGKDKGIRGFFRILKILKEKKYDYAVIPHRFIRSIALAKLAGIPKIVGFDVASGAWMLDKKVHYDMKKHEVERLLDLVDYEGERIPIRIYPTDENKMKIRNILEKSGYEEATKKIIVVAPGSQRPEKMWPIEKYREVIQRLSEDSKNVIVITGSKVEKGLPLKFSKRNVIDLRGEINLLEFSALLSYTDVVVGNDSSPIHIASGFEKPFVIGIFGPGKRSLGFFPWKEKSNVIEDNEFYDNNIVKIPEHQYAYRKDYYRGIPGISVERVYGEIVKRLEK is encoded by the coding sequence ATGAAAATATTAATTATACATACAGCGTTTATTGGAGATATTGTGTTATCAACGCCGTTGATTCAAAGATTGAAAGATATGTATCCAGATTCAGTTATAGATTATTTGACTTTGCCAGCGAACAAAAGCATTATTGACAATAATCCAAATTTGAATGAGATTATGTTATATGATAAAAAGGGTAAAGATAAGGGAATTAGAGGTTTTTTTAGGATTTTGAAGATTTTGAAAGAGAAAAAATATGATTATGCGGTGATACCTCATAGATTTATAAGGTCTATTGCACTTGCGAAGTTAGCTGGGATACCTAAAATTGTTGGGTTTGATGTGGCTAGTGGAGCGTGGATGTTGGATAAAAAGGTGCATTATGATATGAAAAAGCATGAGGTTGAGAGATTGTTGGATTTGGTTGATTACGAGGGAGAGAGAATTCCAATTAGAATTTATCCGACTGATGAGAATAAAATGAAGATTAGAAATATTTTAGAAAAAAGTGGCTATGAAGAAGCAACAAAGAAGATAATTGTTGTTGCACCTGGGAGTCAAAGACCTGAGAAGATGTGGCCGATTGAGAAATATAGAGAAGTGATACAGAGGTTGTCTGAGGATTCTAAAAATGTGATAGTTATTACAGGTAGTAAGGTTGAAAAGGGATTACCTTTAAAATTTTCTAAGAGAAATGTGATTGATTTAAGAGGAGAAATAAATTTGTTGGAATTTTCGGCACTTTTGTCGTATACAGATGTAGTTGTGGGGAATGATAGTTCTCCGATTCATATTGCTAGTGGATTTGAGAAACCATTTGTGATTGGAATTTTTGGACCAGGGAAACGTTCGTTAGGATTTTTTCCTTGGAAAGAGAAGAGTAATGTTATTGAGGATAATGAATTTTATGATAATAATATTGTGAAAATACCTGAACATCAGTATGCGTATAGGAAGGATTATTATAGGGGGATACCTGGAATTAGTGTTGAGAGGGTGTATGGAGAGATTGTGAAGAGATTAGAAAAATAA
- a CDS encoding glycosyltransferase — MNDEVSLIITSCGRFDLLEETLDSFFKYNTYPIKKIIITEDSTEGNKLKKLVSKYENQNFQLIVNETRLGQLKSIDKAYKEVDTEYVFHCEDDWEFFREGFIEKSIELLKEDEKILIVGGRAKEDYAEGFFFDESEDYISKSGERFYKVKGEIFTYNPGLRRKKDMDLFGLHEKLENQRYEEVLSDFYKEKGFKTIFFKEPFVRHIGNKRHVHFSNKRKNTILNFKIDRLIKKIRAKWLKFRGKI, encoded by the coding sequence ATGAATGATGAAGTTAGTTTGATCATAACAAGTTGTGGTCGGTTTGATTTGCTAGAAGAAACTTTGGATAGTTTTTTTAAGTATAACACTTATCCGATTAAGAAAATTATAATTACAGAAGATAGCACGGAAGGGAATAAATTAAAAAAATTGGTTTCTAAATATGAGAATCAGAATTTTCAGCTGATTGTAAATGAAACTCGTTTGGGTCAGTTAAAATCGATTGATAAGGCTTATAAGGAAGTTGATACTGAATATGTATTTCATTGTGAAGATGATTGGGAATTTTTTCGAGAGGGATTTATTGAGAAATCGATTGAGTTGCTAAAGGAAGATGAGAAAATCTTGATTGTTGGTGGAAGAGCGAAGGAAGATTACGCAGAAGGTTTCTTTTTTGATGAGAGTGAAGATTATATTTCAAAATCTGGTGAGAGATTTTATAAAGTGAAAGGTGAGATTTTCACATATAATCCAGGTTTGAGACGAAAAAAAGATATGGATTTATTTGGTTTGCATGAGAAATTGGAAAATCAGAGATATGAGGAAGTTTTATCAGATTTTTACAAGGAAAAAGGGTTTAAAACGATATTTTTTAAGGAGCCGTTTGTTAGACATATTGGGAATAAAAGGCATGTGCATTTTAGTAATAAACGAAAAAATACGATTTTAAATTTTAAAATTGATAGATTGATAAAAAAAATAAGAGCGAAATGGCTGAAATTTAGAGGAAAAATTTAG
- a CDS encoding glycosyltransferase family 52, with the protein MEEHDIILVDSGYTLLLYMLLTKELHKNKTYIFSDKTLLNYFEKSNFKLDTVYIDKEEYNKILSIKLRMLKGIKKILFRKKLRKILLSEIEKRTKNKKIRYIGNDHILTTRVIWDKIDEFTMIEDGIASYYDQKLYRKSRRNKFKSKKNLKLGLSPKVKKVIFSGIKEIPQELIKKAEILDFKKIYEEKDDVDKKEILDFFTLNTEDIEKIKTKRVIFLTQPFSQDGILTLEEEISIYEEIFKNYKREEIMIKTHPRDRKDYSKYFPDILVFDKIVPFELFDFVGVQFDVLATVASTASLTVKNVKKVDFYGSQINKKLEKKLGKL; encoded by the coding sequence ATGGAAGAACATGATATAATCTTAGTTGATAGCGGATATACTTTGTTATTGTATATGCTTTTAACAAAAGAATTACACAAAAATAAAACTTATATCTTTTCTGATAAAACATTATTGAATTATTTTGAGAAAAGTAATTTTAAACTAGATACAGTTTATATTGATAAAGAAGAGTACAATAAGATTTTGTCAATAAAATTAAGAATGCTAAAAGGGATAAAAAAAATTCTTTTTAGAAAAAAATTAAGAAAAATTTTGTTATCAGAAATTGAAAAGAGAACTAAAAATAAAAAAATACGATATATTGGGAATGATCATATATTAACGACGAGAGTTATTTGGGATAAGATAGATGAGTTTACCATGATAGAAGACGGAATAGCAAGTTATTATGATCAAAAACTTTACAGAAAATCGAGAAGGAATAAGTTTAAGTCGAAGAAAAATTTAAAATTAGGTCTATCTCCAAAGGTAAAAAAAGTGATATTTAGTGGGATAAAAGAAATTCCACAAGAGTTGATAAAGAAAGCAGAAATTTTAGATTTTAAAAAAATTTATGAAGAAAAAGATGATGTAGATAAAAAAGAAATTTTAGATTTTTTCACGTTGAATACAGAAGATATAGAAAAAATAAAAACTAAAAGAGTAATTTTTTTGACACAACCTTTTTCTCAAGATGGAATTTTGACTTTAGAGGAAGAAATTTCGATTTATGAAGAAATTTTTAAAAATTATAAAAGAGAAGAAATAATGATAAAAACACATCCAAGAGATAGAAAAGATTACAGCAAATATTTTCCTGATATATTAGTATTTGATAAAATAGTTCCTTTTGAATTATTTGATTTTGTAGGAGTTCAGTTTGATGTATTGGCAACAGTGGCTTCAACGGCTTCGTTAACTGTTAAAAATGTGAAAAAAGTAGATTTTTATGGTTCACAAATAAATAAAAAATTAGAGAAAAAATTAGGGAAGTTATAG
- a CDS encoding glycosyltransferase: MKLSVGLITFNEENRIGKTIDAIRDIVDEIIIVDSESKDRTVEIAEFKGAKVFVEKWKGYGPQKNSVLEKCQGEWVLLLDADEVVSPELKEKIKSIINDEKPSSDVYKIKLRNIAFGKEIKFGGWDDYVIRLWKNGKVKISNREVHEQYQTESKIEKINEKIIHYTYDSIEEFLEKLNRYTSQSATEYIKHKKSASFLKIYSKMLFRFVKMYIFQFGVLDGYEGYLLAKYSSIYTMTKYTKLREAYYNTLGKDTSLIITTYNWPEALKACLNSVLEQTVKPREVIIADDGSRKETIDLVKDFQQSYPWLNIIHSWQEDDGFRLSMSRNKAINCASGKYLIIIDGDLILEKHFIQDHIENMEKGYFVQGSRVIVDEKNSKNLLKNRMPNFIFRLFEKGFKNKANMIRCGILSKMFIKRDKKLSGIRGCNMAFFKEDLQKVNGFEEKIQGWGREDSEIAVRLYNNGISKKRLKFKALVYHIYHKENDRSKLKENDEFLANVIKAGKMRAEKGLSQYE; this comes from the coding sequence ATGAAACTATCAGTTGGTTTAATAACGTTTAATGAAGAAAATAGAATAGGGAAAACTATTGATGCTATAAGGGATATAGTGGATGAAATTATAATTGTGGACAGTGAGAGCAAAGATAGGACGGTAGAAATAGCTGAGTTTAAAGGAGCGAAAGTTTTTGTTGAGAAATGGAAAGGGTATGGTCCTCAGAAGAATTCTGTTTTGGAGAAATGTCAGGGAGAATGGGTATTGTTATTAGATGCAGATGAAGTTGTATCGCCTGAATTGAAAGAAAAAATAAAAAGTATTATAAATGATGAAAAACCTTCAAGTGATGTTTATAAAATAAAACTTAGAAATATTGCGTTTGGGAAGGAGATTAAGTTTGGTGGATGGGATGATTATGTAATTAGGCTTTGGAAGAATGGAAAGGTTAAAATAAGTAATCGTGAGGTTCATGAACAATATCAAACTGAGAGTAAAATTGAAAAAATTAATGAGAAAATAATTCATTATACTTATGACAGTATTGAGGAATTTTTAGAGAAATTGAATAGATATACTTCGCAGAGTGCGACTGAATATATTAAGCATAAAAAAAGTGCAAGTTTTTTGAAAATTTATTCAAAAATGTTGTTTCGATTTGTAAAAATGTACATTTTTCAATTTGGTGTTCTGGATGGATACGAGGGGTATTTGTTGGCTAAGTATAGTTCAATTTATACGATGACAAAATATACAAAATTGAGAGAAGCGTATTACAATACTTTGGGGAAAGATACTTCACTTATAATAACTACTTATAATTGGCCTGAAGCGTTGAAGGCTTGTTTGAACAGTGTTTTAGAGCAGACGGTAAAGCCACGAGAGGTAATAATTGCGGATGATGGTTCTAGGAAAGAAACGATTGATTTAGTGAAGGATTTTCAGCAAAGTTATCCGTGGTTGAATATTATTCATTCTTGGCAAGAAGATGATGGATTCAGGCTTTCGATGTCAAGAAATAAGGCGATAAATTGTGCGAGTGGAAAATATTTAATAATAATTGATGGAGATTTGATACTTGAGAAGCATTTTATTCAAGATCATATTGAGAATATGGAAAAAGGATATTTTGTGCAAGGTTCTCGTGTGATTGTGGATGAAAAAAATTCGAAAAATCTTTTGAAAAATCGAATGCCGAATTTTATTTTTAGATTATTTGAAAAAGGATTTAAGAATAAAGCGAATATGATAAGATGTGGAATTTTGTCGAAAATGTTTATAAAAAGGGATAAGAAATTGAGTGGAATTCGTGGTTGTAATATGGCATTTTTTAAAGAAGATTTACAAAAGGTGAATGGATTTGAAGAAAAAATACAAGGTTGGGGTCGAGAAGATAGTGAAATTGCGGTTAGACTCTACAATAATGGGATTAGTAAGAAAAGATTGAAATTTAAGGCTTTGGTTTATCATATTTATCATAAAGAAAATGATAGAAGCAAGTTAAAAGAGAATGATGAATTTTTAGCGAATGTTATAAAAGCTGGTAAAATGAGAGCAGAGAAAGGGTTAAGTCAATATGAATGA
- the pth gene encoding aminoacyl-tRNA hydrolase produces MKLIVGLGNPGEQYKLTRHNIGFIFIDEYLKENNINDIREKFKSEFIQTNFQNEKIFYQKPLTYMNLSGEAIAEAVKFFKIDPKTELFVIYDDMDMKFGKLKIKKEGSAGGHNGIKSIISHIGKDFIRIKYGIGKPELKEETIKHVLGKFTPEEKEILKESRKKIFNLIEDIKTNTSVEKLMNKYNSKK; encoded by the coding sequence ATGAAATTAATTGTTGGATTAGGAAATCCTGGAGAGCAGTATAAATTGACAAGACACAATATTGGATTTATTTTTATTGATGAATATTTAAAAGAGAATAACATCAATGATATTAGAGAAAAATTTAAATCTGAATTTATTCAAACAAATTTTCAAAATGAAAAAATATTTTATCAAAAACCTCTGACATATATGAATTTAAGCGGTGAAGCAATAGCTGAAGCAGTAAAATTTTTTAAAATTGATCCAAAAACCGAACTTTTTGTAATTTATGATGATATGGACATGAAATTTGGTAAATTAAAAATAAAAAAAGAAGGTAGTGCTGGAGGACATAACGGTATCAAATCCATTATTAGTCACATTGGAAAAGATTTTATTCGAATTAAATATGGAATTGGAAAGCCAGAATTGAAAGAAGAAACAATAAAACATGTTCTTGGAAAATTTACTCCTGAAGAAAAAGAAATTTTAAAAGAAAGCAGAAAAAAAATCTTCAACTTAATAGAAGATATCAAAACAAATACTTCAGTAGAAAAACTAATGAATAAATACAATTCAAAAAAATAA
- a CDS encoding glycosyltransferase family 9 protein, translating into MNWKFYKPLRNKLKDNRDFFINKLLDEKRKKININYKNIKRILFMRIDGKIGDYIISSFIFKELKKNNPNIIIDIVSDTSIKKLLETNKNIDNVYVYKRKNTFQMLKMIKKLKKNKYDVLVDLTEHMKYKEFWFVKSMKAEVNIGYDKEDFNIFNIKIEKNNNKMIENYKEILKKLGITDFNSKYEVPISLEYEKEIEKYFEDKKLGNNVIAINFFGYSKGRKINKENILKILELLRKKEYKTIILDSPRDRKILEEIMSEIQDKNIFYKKTESIMEAISIIKRCDLIISPDTSIVHIAEGLDKKIIAFYDEEKVEKWGINRTKNNILIEYNEDINELDYEKELGKYL; encoded by the coding sequence ATGAATTGGAAATTTTATAAACCTTTGAGAAATAAATTAAAGGATAATAGAGATTTTTTTATAAATAAGTTGTTGGATGAAAAGAGAAAAAAAATAAATATAAATTATAAAAATATAAAAAGAATACTATTTATGAGAATAGATGGGAAAATAGGAGATTATATAATTAGTTCTTTTATATTTAAAGAGTTGAAGAAAAATAATCCGAATATTATTATTGATATAGTTAGCGATACTTCAATAAAAAAACTTTTAGAAACGAATAAAAATATAGATAATGTTTATGTGTATAAGAGAAAAAATACTTTTCAAATGTTGAAAATGATAAAAAAATTGAAAAAAAATAAATATGATGTTTTAGTTGATTTAACAGAGCATATGAAATATAAAGAATTTTGGTTTGTGAAAAGCATGAAAGCTGAAGTGAATATAGGGTACGATAAGGAAGATTTCAATATTTTTAACATAAAAATAGAAAAAAATAATAATAAAATGATAGAAAATTATAAAGAGATATTGAAAAAATTAGGAATTACAGATTTTAATTCTAAATATGAAGTACCAATTTCATTGGAATATGAAAAGGAAATAGAAAAATATTTTGAAGACAAAAAGTTGGGAAATAATGTAATTGCAATTAATTTTTTTGGATATTCAAAAGGAAGGAAAATTAATAAAGAAAATATATTAAAAATATTAGAATTATTAAGAAAAAAGGAATATAAAACTATAATTTTAGATTCTCCAAGAGATAGAAAAATATTGGAAGAGATAATGTCAGAAATACAAGATAAGAATATTTTCTATAAAAAAACAGAAAGTATAATGGAAGCAATTTCAATAATAAAAAGATGCGATTTAATAATTTCTCCAGATACTTCGATAGTTCATATAGCAGAAGGATTGGATAAAAAAATAATAGCATTTTATGATGAAGAAAAAGTTGAAAAATGGGGAATAAATAGAACTAAAAATAATATTTTAATTGAATATAATGAAGATATAAATGAATTAGATTATGAAAAAGAGTTGGGAAAATATTTGTAA
- a CDS encoding polysaccharide deacetylase family protein produces the protein MLVFLLRQVLILLVLLVLGYIVYNKSRKKFFTCLMYHSVYKVGIPGIISTEEFEEQMKVIKDKKTFKMEELKGLGYKLPENSVLVTFDDGYKNNYVEAFPILKKYGIKATIFLNTKYIGKNDFYLNWDQVREMYDSGLVDFQMHTHSHAMTLKHLKVTGFYDEESSPYFRRESYSMFFDDFYEENVSGKKMDGLPICKSVSQISIPGHKPKKDFVEKYRKIEKSEEFQKKSLKERKKFLTKLFKEKQDEFFYKVSEEEFKKTVEFEILENKRIIQEKLNKTPDCLAYPWGHRYKGNREDLRKLGVDIFITTRKGANSLKINKNWVYRLSADDYSIEDFKKELNNGTTAIYRKIFK, from the coding sequence ATGTTAGTTTTTTTGTTGCGGCAAGTGTTGATATTGCTAGTATTATTGGTACTGGGATATATTGTTTATAATAAAAGTAGAAAAAAATTTTTTACTTGTTTGATGTATCACAGTGTTTACAAGGTAGGAATTCCAGGAATTATTTCAACGGAAGAATTTGAAGAGCAAATGAAAGTGATTAAAGATAAGAAAACTTTTAAAATGGAAGAATTGAAAGGATTAGGATATAAATTACCTGAAAATTCAGTTTTGGTTACGTTTGATGACGGATATAAGAATAATTATGTTGAGGCGTTTCCAATTTTAAAAAAATATGGCATTAAGGCGACAATTTTTTTGAATACAAAATATATTGGGAAGAATGATTTTTACTTGAATTGGGATCAGGTTAGAGAGATGTATGATAGTGGATTAGTTGATTTTCAGATGCATACACATTCTCATGCTATGACACTTAAACATTTGAAAGTAACTGGGTTTTATGATGAGGAAAGTTCTCCATATTTTAGAAGAGAAAGTTACAGTATGTTTTTTGATGATTTTTATGAGGAAAATGTTAGTGGTAAAAAAATGGATGGATTGCCGATTTGCAAGTCAGTGAGTCAGATTTCAATTCCTGGACATAAACCTAAAAAAGATTTTGTTGAGAAGTACAGAAAGATAGAAAAAAGTGAAGAATTTCAAAAAAAATCTTTGAAAGAGAGAAAGAAGTTTTTGACAAAATTATTTAAGGAAAAACAGGATGAATTTTTTTATAAGGTTAGTGAAGAGGAATTTAAGAAAACTGTAGAATTTGAAATATTGGAAAATAAAAGAATAATTCAAGAAAAATTGAATAAAACGCCAGATTGTTTGGCTTATCCGTGGGGACACAGATACAAAGGGAATCGAGAGGATTTGAGAAAGTTGGGTGTTGATATTTTTATAACGACAAGAAAAGGTGCAAATTCTCTGAAAATAAATAAAAATTGGGTTTATAGATTGAGTGCTGATGATTACAGTATAGAAGATTTCAAAAAAGAATTAAATAATGGAACGACTGCAATTTATCGGAAAATTTTTAAATAA
- a CDS encoding glycosyltransferase → MGNKEVKLSVVIPVYNVEKYIEKCLGSLCGLEIANEIIVINDGSSDNSLEIIKKFKNEHENENIIIINQENKGISKTRNVGLRESKGEFIFFLDSDDWVETESFKKMLKENIEKDTDIDIIVGKETRYDENSGETWVGADARTPKELIGKILTGREYFKKGIEHKFLSVRVGIYLYKKEFLEKNNIEFIEEIGTHEDELFLINILSKAQKIKIVDDIFGVYLAREGSTLTTSYDKQTEDVFENCKYLVQKYKTEKDELIKALVFYRTKRFYKNAMKRAIECDRIDLFYKIHKEFKKDFRETLKYTHAKNFENINFYLLYFLGKYFFIKELIKKKK, encoded by the coding sequence ATGGGAAATAAAGAAGTAAAACTTAGTGTAGTAATTCCTGTATATAACGTAGAGAAATATATAGAAAAATGTTTGGGATCATTATGTGGTTTAGAAATAGCAAATGAAATAATAGTGATCAATGACGGAAGTTCAGATAATTCGTTGGAAATTATAAAAAAATTTAAAAATGAGCATGAAAATGAAAATATAATAATAATAAATCAAGAGAATAAGGGAATTTCCAAAACAAGAAATGTTGGATTGAGAGAATCAAAAGGAGAATTTATATTTTTTTTAGATAGTGATGATTGGGTAGAAACAGAATCATTTAAAAAAATGTTGAAAGAAAATATAGAAAAGGATACAGATATTGATATAATTGTTGGAAAAGAAACTAGATATGATGAAAATAGTGGTGAAACATGGGTTGGTGCAGATGCAAGAACGCCTAAAGAATTAATAGGTAAAATATTAACTGGTAGAGAATATTTTAAAAAAGGTATTGAGCATAAATTTTTAAGTGTAAGAGTTGGAATTTATTTATATAAAAAAGAATTTTTAGAAAAAAATAATATAGAATTTATAGAGGAAATAGGAACTCATGAAGACGAATTGTTTCTAATTAATATTTTAAGTAAAGCACAAAAAATAAAAATAGTTGATGATATATTTGGGGTATATTTAGCAAGAGAAGGAAGTACTTTAACAACTTCATATGATAAGCAAACTGAAGATGTTTTTGAAAATTGTAAGTACTTAGTTCAAAAATATAAAACAGAAAAAGATGAACTAATAAAAGCATTGGTATTTTATAGAACAAAAAGATTTTATAAAAATGCAATGAAAAGGGCAATTGAATGTGATCGAATAGATTTATTTTATAAAATACATAAAGAATTTAAAAAAGATTTTAGAGAAACATTGAAGTATACACATGCTAAAAATTTTGAAAATATTAATTTTTATTTATTATATTTTTTAGGAAAATATTTTTTTATAAAAGAATTAATAAAAAAGAAAAAATAA